The genomic stretch TTACAGAAGAGATTGTTTTCTGTATCCGGTCAATGCAAAAGATTAACACAGCTTCAATTTGGAGGATCACTAACACTTCTTTCCTTCGTTCGATCATCGTTCAGTACTTATGTAGATAGAACCCATCTACACAAAGAAAACAAATACATCAGATGAGTTTAGAGATTCCTAAACCTATAGAGATCCATACAAGATTAGAATTCCCCGGTTTTGGTAGAAATGGGGTAAGGAGGTGGGGCTGTAGTTTGAACTTTTCGGGTGTCTAGTTATTATTGACAGAAGCTATTCAGAAAAGTTTTCAAGAATTGAAGTGAAAACAATTAAATTCCATACCTCCACCTCCATCATGGTTCGATTTAGAATTAAGCGCCACAAAATCTACTTGAATGGAGCGAACAGAATTGAGGAATTGTGGCCACCAAACCCGAAAGAATTAGACAGAGCAACCTTAACATCAAGTCTTTCTTTTGTTGGTCCAACAAGTACATTTGTGTCCTGGATAAAGAACAGGTAATCAATATAGACGTATAGCTTTAAAAAACAGTAATGGGGCATGAAATGTCTTAATTAGAAACATTATTTGGTCATCTATAAAAGCTAAGCAGATTCATGTCGCCAATAAAGGGcctgaaataaaaatatcaaataattctaCAAGTGCACTTGTCACTACAGAAATATGCTGAAAATAATTGTAGATGGACTCGAAGTCCAATCATGCATACTATCAACTTATATCTTGAGCATTTAATGTGAATGCTATATATGTCCACATGCTCCTCATCTATGAAATTATAGCTAGCAACAAAAGGTTTCAGCCACAATTCAGCATGTTATATAATGACTACCAAACACATTTATTTGAATCACTCTCAGAGATTAACAAAATCAGAACATGAAAGAAAATTCCTCTATTTGTGAAGATTAAGAGGAAACAACATACCACACTGTCATCTGGATTTTCAAGATTGACATTTGGATGAACCCAGCCAGTTCTTATTGCCTACAAGAAGACAGCATGTACTTAAGAAAGGACGAACTATGCATACCCTTATTCAAAccaaattacaaaataatactaatagaGTGCACATCCACAGAATGAAGAATCACAAAGCATGAACTTTTAAGAATTGAAAAAACTAACATAATAACAGGGAGTCAGGGACAGGAACTATTATTATGAATCAATTCACTAAAAGAATAAAGTGTAGTAAGGAAAGACTTGTTAATATAAACGTGATTAGAGATAATCAACAAATGAGAACCAACGACTCTAAACTCAAAAGACAAGAAACTGACCAGCCAAGTATGAAAGCCTAAAACTTAAGCATTccattattttaaaattcaaaattatccttcataaaaaaaagagtaaatacatccccccccccccccatgtGCGCATGCCCCTACCCTAATTGGCCCATTACGATAATTATTTTCTGAATGTGCAAACTAATGATATCTACAATACACCTGCACAGTTGCAACAGCCTCCACAGCACCAGCTGCACCAAGTAGATGCCCTATCATAGATTTCGTAGAGTTCACCTTCAACTGAAAAATATCCAAATTAGGAACAAACTGCAGAGGAAACCTTCGGCACTAAAAATATAGTATGAAATGAGAGGAAAAGTGTAGAGTAAACCTCGGGGTTCTGCCCAAAGCAATGTAGAAGAGCTTGATATTCCTTCAGATCACCAGCTGGAGTAGAGGTTGCATGTGCATTTATATAATTGACATCTTCCTTAGAAACTCCTGACTGGGCCAGAGCCTTCTCTATGCAGAGAATTATACCAGTTCCTTTTTTGCATATGATCAAAAGGGACAATTATCAAGGgaatttaaaatgaattttgCAAGAAAGCAACCAAGGGGTTACTGCTCATAATGTTGAAAATGCTAATGCAAACACATGGAAACCTCACAGATCTACCAAAACCCAATTTTATAGAGCATTGAGCAGAACTATTTTTGGCCATAAAACAGATCATAGCTAAACTCATAGTTCACTGGTTATTGTTCCCAAAGTGGTCGGAGTTGAATTAAACCGAGTGCTTAGCCTTTTATATGTCCTATACTTAAAGGGTTCAGTTTAGATTCTTTTGTTTCTTAGATTATAAgtactttctttctttcttggagCATTGGAATCCAGAGGTTTAGAGGACACTAAAGAAAtggaatataaaataaaaataaaaaaacaaaaaataacactaTTGACAATTTTTCCTACCTTTTGAGATGGCAAATCAACAAAGAATTCCTGTTTTCCCAGAAACTAGATTTTGTTAAGTTTCATAAATTTTACTAGAATGAAGCTAAAAGTCATAAAAGATAACTAGGTTATGTAAGCCGGAAGCAAGATCAGATCAAAGTGCGCCATTCTTGCAGCAAAGAGACTAGCATCATACATACATGTTAATTTAGGTACAAGAAAGATGGATGCACCTTCTGGATGAGGTTCTGTCATGTGATAAGCATCACAAGTGAAGCTTCCACCAAGAAACTCAGCATAGATAGTCGCCCCTCTTTGCTGATGATTCGTAAATAATTTGAAAGATTACAATTTAAGAATAAACCAGGGAAGTCATCAGCATATAAACATAAACTTTGTACTAATTGGATTTTCTTGACACCTTAGCATGCTCAAGTTCTTCAAGAAGTAATACTCCAGCCCCTTCTCCCATAACAAATCCATCACGGCCCTGTTAAAGACCAGAATTAAGTAGCATGGGAAGTGATAGTTGATGTGTGCTATAAATGAATTATGTTACGAACATGTAACTTAAAAACTGGGCTATTTTCATCTTCGCATCAAAGTCCTCATTTGATGGTGTTATTTTATCTATAGCTCTTTCAACTGTCAAGATTATAAATCTAAAATGCCCAGAAATATGAAACTAGAACCAGGATCATAAATAATGAACATAGCACTATCACATATATGTGACAAAAATGCCAATATTTAGATATTGTAAGTACCCACAAGTAAGAATACAATGTTAAGTGGATAATATAGCCGGTTCATTAATAATTATATGAGGTTATGTATAATTCAAGGAATATTTTGACACGTTCACAAGCATACTGTGTTGCCAACTTGCCATCTACTTTTACCTATTAAGCATAGATTTTACACTAGACATTTTAGACAGTTCTTTCATAACAGTGATAACACTGGATCTTGAAAAGATAATAGTAGTATGATTTCAAGCAGGATTAGACTCCTAACAAATAATGATAGCGGTAGGAACATGCAGCATATGGACATTTTCAGTCAGTCAAACATGAAATATGTGGGGGCATCTAAACTTCCTCCAAACATCCAATAAAATTCCTCCAATTAAGGTCGAAAACAATGAAGAGCCTTACATTATCCCAGGGGCGTGAGGCTTTGGCGGGATCAGTGTTCCTCTGTGACAGTGCTCTGCATGCGACAAAGCCTCCCAATCCTGCACCAGAGTCTATGATCAGAAAATGAAGGGAAGACCGTACGAAACCTAAGTAATAAATAAACTAGTACCAATTGGGATGATTGCAGCATCTGATCCCCCACAGAGCATCACATCCTGTAAATTCTCAGCAATAATCAGCATGCAAGATGATGAACAAGATGGAGGTGCATATTTTGATATTTGTTAGTTGATTCTTCTAAGATCATGGAACAAAATGGAAGTAAAATTTGAAACACTAGGTTAACTCTGAAGCTTCAAAGAAGAATGCAACACTTACAGCTTCACCCCTGATGATGTGGTTTGCCGCATTTAATATACAAAAGTTGCTTGTTGCACAAGCAGTAGATATTGAGTAGTTAGGACCCATCCACCCTAGATCCATGGCAAGCATGGCAGAACCCATGTTTGTAGTAGCAAATGGTACACAAAATGGATTCATCTTTCTATATGAGACCCGTAGAGCTTCAATGGCATCATGAAAGACCTggtcaaaaaaacaaaaaaaagaggaTTTATATTTATATCCACATAATTTGATGAGAAAGCAGAAAGTACAGACTGACAATTAGAAACTGCTAATCCACTTGTGAACTTCTACAGTTTATAAAGAGTCTGAACTCAAGTAAGAGACTCACTATTATGCAAAGAATCTGATGGCTGAAATGTATAACAATGTAACGTCATAGAGAAAGTGCTAATGATGTCTATCCACCAAGGTTTAGTCATGGTAACATAAGCGAATGGGATAAGTAGCCGAAATGACATACAGTCACATATACTCTACTTcccctcaaccctcttctactaaTTCTTATGCAAAGAATAAATTTTCCATACCTTCATGCCACCCATAGCCGAACCAATCAGCACACCACATTTTGCTTTGTTTAACTCATCCATGACATCTTCCGTAATTCCTCCATCAGCCAAAGCCTTCTTGCCTGCTGTCAGCATGTAAAGCATGAACCTATCCATTCGCTTGGAAAGTTTGGGAGCAACCAAGCCATCAGTTGAGAATGACTTTATCTCCCCAGCAATTCTCTAAAATTTAAATTGAGTCAAAATCACTTTAAGTCAGAAACTGAGTACGATAACcttaaaaaatgataagaaaACAACAAGCATAACATACTGTTGGAAACTGGGAACAATCAAAAGCCTCAATCACACTAATGCCACTGGCTCCTTCAAGCAGGTTATAGTAGAAGATGTCTGGATCATGACCAAGTGGTGTCTCCACACCCATACCAGTCACAACCACCCTTCTTTGCTTGGTTGGAGGTTTCGTCTTGGGTGCATCTTCCATGATAGGATGTATAGCTATGGCCATTGCTTCTCCTAAAATTCAATCGGGTAGTTAGAGAAAGCAGCAAAGCACTTTTATGGTCTAGTCCAAATTTCCATTAATCAAAAATCGCAGTAACTGGAAGCAGTCAATAAGGTCATAACAAAATTACCCATTCAAACAAGAAAGACTATGGCCTGAAAAGTATCAGATGGGGTGAGAAAGAAATTAGGAAAAATCAACCATTTAGGGTGTAAATGTCAAATCTACCCAAAACCCAAGCTCATCTACCATCTGTAAACTAATAACCCGTGTATAAACTATTATCCCATTTATGTCTCTGATACGGATGGGCCATACACTAACCATAGAAATGAAATTCAAAGGCACTAACTTGGCCAGATTTTATGTACCAGAATTTTCGGTTTAAGTCCAGGGAAGCTGTTGAATTGCTTCATCCATTAACAAAACAGCAAGCAATCATCAAATAGCAGCTCAAAGAACAAACTAGTGAACATGTATTAAGCCAAATTATTGAGGCTGAGTGAATGAATCTCAATCTAAATTGCATTTGAAGCGTAGTGGTGCATCGAAAATTGACCCAAAACAAGAACATTCAATCAAAATCGGAGTCACAACATAACATATAGACTAAGCACTAGCAATCAGTTTCCCCAGCAAATAAACAATGGCAGAAAATAAGCAGGAAAAAGAGAAAATCACCAGAGCGAACGGCGGAACGGTGCGATTTCCGGCGTGTGCGGTGGGTGGGAGAATCATCCTTGGATCCGAAACCGAAGAAAAATTCGGAAGCAGAGGAGGATTCGCAGAAGCGATCGCAGGGCTCGAAGGCCAAGCAGGAGGTCATTAGATTGCGAATGCCGGAGCTGACGACAGCCTTCCTGCGGCGGAGCACCGCCCACTTGCTGAGGCGCGAGGGGTAAGACGAGAGCATGGAAACAGAGGAGGAGTCGTTTCCACAAGCAACTGACATGCATGCGGCCATCAACCAGGAGCAGACCGCCGATGAAGCCGCCATCCCGCTCCAATTGCGTGGATGGAATGGTGAAGAGTGAGTGAGTGTGAAAATTGGCGCTTCGGAGAAATCTATAGAGCTGAggtattaataataataataatcgcagaagaaaaagaaaggtcTGTGA from Salvia splendens isolate huo1 chromosome 4, SspV2, whole genome shotgun sequence encodes the following:
- the LOC121799982 gene encoding 3-oxoacyl-[acyl-carrier-protein] synthase II, chloroplastic-like: MAASSAVCSWLMAACMSVACGNDSSSVSMLSSYPSRLSKWAVLRRRKAVVSSGIRNLMTSCLAFEPCDRFCESSSASEFFFGFGSKDDSPTHRTRRKSHRSAVRSGEAMAIAIHPIMEDAPKTKPPTKQRRVVVTGMGVETPLGHDPDIFYYNLLEGASGISVIEAFDCSQFPTRIAGEIKSFSTDGLVAPKLSKRMDRFMLYMLTAGKKALADGGITEDVMDELNKAKCGVLIGSAMGGMKVFHDAIEALRVSYRKMNPFCVPFATTNMGSAMLAMDLGWMGPNYSISTACATSNFCILNAANHIIRGEADVMLCGGSDAAIIPIGLGGFVACRALSQRNTDPAKASRPWDNGRDGFVMGEGAGVLLLEELEHAKQRGATIYAEFLGGSFTCDAYHMTEPHPEGTGIILCIEKALAQSGVSKEDVNYINAHATSTPAGDLKEYQALLHCFGQNPELKVNSTKSMIGHLLGAAGAVEAVATVQAIRTGWVHPNVNLENPDDSVDTNVLVGPTKERLDVKVALSNSFGFGGHNSSILFAPFK